Proteins encoded within one genomic window of Suricata suricatta isolate VVHF042 chromosome 17, meerkat_22Aug2017_6uvM2_HiC, whole genome shotgun sequence:
- the PIP4K2B gene encoding phosphatidylinositol 5-phosphate 4-kinase type-2 beta, whose translation MSSNCTSTTAVAVAPLSASKTKTKKKHFVCQKVKLFRASEPILSVLMWGVNHTINELSNVPVPVMLMPDDFKAYSKIKVDNHLFNKENLPSRFKFKEYCPMVFRNLRERFGIDDQDYQNSVTRSAPINSDSQGRCGTRFLTTYDRRFVIKTVSSEDVAEMHNILKKYHQFIVECHGNTLLPQFLGMYRLTVDGVETYMVVTRNVFSHRLTVHRKYDLKGSTVAREASDKEKAKDLPTFKDNDFLNEGQKLHVGEESKKNFLEKLKRDVEFLAQLKIMDYSLLVGIHDVDRAEQEEMEVEERAEDEECENDGLGGNLLSSYGTPPDSPGNLLSFPRFFGPGEFDPSVDVYAMKSHESAPKKEVYFMAIIDILTPYDAKKKAAHAAKTVKHGAGAEISTVNPEQYSKRFNEFMSNILT comes from the exons ATGTCGTCCAACTGCACCAGCACCACGGCGGTGGCGGTGGCGCCGCTCAGCGCCAGCAAGACCAAGACCAAGAAGAAGCATTTCGTGTGCCAGAAAGTGAAGCTATTCCGGGCCAGCGAGCCGATCCTCAGCGTCCTGATGTGGGGGGTGAACCACACG ATCAATGAGCTGAGCAATGTCCCTGTCCCCGTCATGCTAATGCCGGATGACTTCAAAGCATACAGCAAGATCAAGGTGGACAACCATCTCTTCAATAA GGAGAACCTTCCCAGCCGTTTTAAGTTTAAGGAGTACTGCCCCATGGTGTTCCGGAATCTCCGGGAGAGGTTTGGGATCGATGATCAGGATTACCAG AACTCAGTGACGCGCAGCGCCCCTATCAACAGTGACAGCCAGGGCCGATGTGGCACACGTTTCCTCACCACCTATGACCGGCGCTTCGTCATCAAGACCGTGTCAAGTGAGGATGTGGCTGAGATGCACAACATCTTAAAGAAATACCACCAG TTCATCGTGGAGTGTCACGGCAACACCCTGCTGCCGCAGTTCCTGGGCATGTACCGCCTGACCGTGGACGGCGTGGAGACCTACATGGTGGTCACCAGGAATGTGTTCAGCCATCGGCTCACTGTGCACCGCAAGTATGACCTCAAG GGCTCCACCGTTGCCAGAGAAGCGAGCGACAAGGAGAAG GCCAAGGACTTGCCAACGTTCAAAGACAATGACTTTCTCAACGAGGGGCAGAAGCTACATGTGGGAGAGGAGAGTAAAAAGAACTTCCTGGAAAAACTGAAACGGGACGTGGAG TTCCTGGCCCAGCTCAAGATCATGGACTACAGCCTGCTGGTGGGCATCCACGACGTGGACCGGGCGGAGCAGGAAGAGATGGAGGTGGAGGAGCGGGCGGAGGACGAGGAGTGCGAGAACGACGGGCTGGGCGGCAACCTGCTGTCCTCCTACGGCACGCCCCCCGACAGCCCGGGAAACCTCCTCAGCTTCCCCCGCTTCTTTGGTCCCGGGGAGTTCGACCCTTCCGTTGACGTCTATGCCATGAAAAGCCATGAAA gtgcccccaaaaaggaGGTCTATTTCATGGCCATCATTGATATCCTCACGCCATACGATGCTAAGAAGAAAGCCGCGCATGCTGCCAAAACAGTGAAGCACGGG GCGGGGGCCGAGATCTCGACTGTGAACCCTGAGCAGTACTCCAAACGCTTCAACGAGTTCATGTCCAACATCCTGACGTAG